The Desulfuromonas versatilis genome has a segment encoding these proteins:
- a CDS encoding GerMN domain-containing protein — MNKVFHIALAVILAGAVLAASGCRRGDQQPAREGRITATAVYETHFGEAPNPQEGACFALVGFLPAATQEGKVVPLPLFLFKQEEQMRQLVERLITVDEGAAARVGVASPFAENTTLLGLRQQEDTVIVDLTGQGDLAAEPQRARLILAALGHSLVQFPGVAKLIVTASGNPLPGSEAGYVPSPEDVAAPGNPVVLGVLASWEQQRPAPEEVSVYFDRPVTIQQIQLTDQAGNRIEGEYFQSIFNMAVVIHPPATQSVSEGMPVRVAWEVTDFKGRSSKGDQMFQLMRMEHP, encoded by the coding sequence ATGAACAAGGTTTTTCACATCGCCCTGGCCGTGATCCTGGCCGGCGCCGTTTTGGCGGCCAGCGGCTGCCGGCGTGGCGACCAGCAACCGGCCCGGGAAGGTCGGATTACCGCCACTGCGGTCTATGAAACACACTTCGGTGAAGCACCCAACCCCCAGGAGGGAGCCTGCTTCGCCCTGGTCGGCTTTCTGCCAGCGGCGACCCAGGAAGGCAAGGTGGTTCCGCTGCCCCTGTTCCTGTTCAAGCAGGAGGAGCAGATGCGCCAGTTGGTGGAGCGGCTGATCACCGTGGACGAAGGGGCCGCGGCCCGGGTCGGGGTTGCCAGCCCGTTCGCCGAGAACACAACCCTGCTTGGCCTTCGTCAGCAGGAGGACACCGTCATTGTCGATCTGACCGGCCAGGGAGATCTCGCCGCCGAGCCGCAGCGAGCCAGGCTGATTCTAGCGGCCCTTGGGCACAGCCTGGTGCAATTTCCCGGGGTGGCCAAGCTCATCGTGACTGCCTCGGGCAACCCGCTGCCCGGCTCCGAAGCGGGCTATGTCCCATCGCCCGAGGATGTCGCCGCTCCCGGCAACCCCGTCGTCCTCGGCGTGCTCGCCAGTTGGGAGCAGCAGCGGCCGGCCCCTGAGGAGGTTTCGGTATACTTCGATCGTCCGGTCACCATCCAGCAGATCCAGTTGACCGACCAGGCCGGAAACCGGATCGAAGGGGAATATTTCCAGTCCATCTTCAACATGGCGGTGGTGATTCACCCCCCTGCCACCCAGTCCGTCAGCGAGGGGATGCCGGTGCGGGTCGCCTGGGAGGTGACTGACTTCAAGGGACGCTCCAGCAAGGGGGACCAGATGTTCCAGCTCATGCGGATGGAGCACCCCTGA
- a CDS encoding aminotransferase class I/II-fold pyridoxal phosphate-dependent enzyme: protein MNPLAAELNELLAQHSPHVLEMLSDLGKNLFFPKGILTQSAEAKEKAHKYNATIGIATEKGGPMFLQCIQDKLSAFDPKDIYPYAPPAGKPELRSLWREKMLRENPSMAGKHFSNPVVTNALTHGLSIVGDMFVGVGDHVVLPDMLWGNYNLTFSTCNGGIVKKFPTFTESGGYDVEAFKAVLKNTAEEKGKAVVLLNFPNNPSGYTPTVAEGDAIVAAILEVAQGGCNVVAITDDAYFGLFYEDSLKESLFGKLSNLHPRILAIKLDGATKEEFVWGFRTGFITFADGNDYENTPVMTALEKKTMGIIRAKISNCPHPSQTFVIEALRSPKFLEQKEEKFQVMKGRALKTKQVLDSGKYDSAWSYYPFNSGYFMCLKLNKVDAETLRVHLLDKYGVGAISIGKTDLRIAFSCIAEENIEELFDLIYKAVQDLA from the coding sequence ATGAACCCACTTGCCGCAGAACTCAACGAACTGCTCGCCCAGCACAGCCCTCACGTTCTCGAGATGCTTTCCGACCTCGGAAAGAACCTCTTCTTCCCCAAGGGGATCCTCACCCAGTCCGCCGAGGCCAAGGAAAAGGCCCACAAGTATAACGCCACCATCGGCATCGCCACCGAAAAGGGCGGCCCGATGTTCCTGCAGTGCATCCAGGACAAGCTCTCCGCCTTCGACCCCAAGGACATCTACCCCTATGCGCCGCCGGCTGGCAAGCCCGAGTTGCGCAGCCTCTGGCGCGAGAAGATGCTGCGGGAAAACCCCAGCATGGCCGGCAAGCATTTCTCCAACCCGGTGGTGACTAACGCCCTCACCCACGGCCTCTCCATCGTCGGCGACATGTTCGTCGGCGTCGGCGACCACGTGGTTCTGCCCGACATGCTCTGGGGCAACTACAACCTGACCTTCAGCACCTGCAACGGCGGCATCGTCAAAAAGTTCCCGACCTTCACCGAGAGCGGCGGCTATGACGTGGAAGCCTTCAAAGCCGTTCTGAAAAACACCGCCGAGGAGAAGGGCAAGGCCGTGGTGCTGCTCAACTTCCCCAACAACCCCAGCGGCTACACCCCGACGGTCGCCGAGGGCGACGCCATCGTCGCCGCCATCCTCGAAGTTGCTCAGGGCGGCTGCAACGTGGTGGCTATCACCGACGACGCCTATTTCGGCCTGTTCTACGAAGACTCCCTGAAGGAGTCGCTGTTCGGCAAGCTGTCCAACCTCCATCCGCGGATCCTCGCCATCAAACTCGACGGCGCAACCAAAGAAGAGTTCGTCTGGGGCTTCCGTACCGGCTTCATCACCTTCGCCGACGGCAACGACTACGAGAACACCCCGGTCATGACCGCCCTCGAGAAGAAGACCATGGGCATCATCCGCGCCAAGATCTCCAACTGCCCGCACCCTTCGCAGACCTTCGTCATCGAGGCTCTGCGCTCCCCCAAGTTCCTCGAGCAGAAGGAAGAGAAGTTTCAGGTCATGAAGGGCCGGGCCCTTAAGACCAAGCAGGTTCTCGACAGCGGCAAGTACGACAGCGCCTGGAGCTACTACCCGTTCAATTCGGGCTACTTCATGTGCCTGAAGCTGAACAAGGTCGATGCCGAGACGCTTCGCGTTCACCTGCTCGACAAGTACGGGGTGGGCGCCATCTCCATCGGCAAGACCGACCTGCGGATCGCCTTCTCCTGCATCGCCGAGGAGAACATCGAGGAACTCTTCGACCTGATCTACAAGGCTGTCCAGGACCTCGCCTGA
- a CDS encoding tRNA nucleotidyltransferase/poly(A) polymerase family protein, which yields MDKLRQILTRAGVLPALPELSGPGRACYLVGGALRDLLLEREVKDFDFATPGDPTKLAQAFARAIKGRWFMLDAERKQSRVVVKTAEAMLGYDFAPFRGEDLEADLRGRDFTVNALACHLEPQGAALALHDLLGGRGDLEKRLLRACAEGAFADDPLRVLRGVRHAVQLGFSIEPGTFGAMSDAAPQVGKCAPERVREELAATLNCEAADSAYPFWQQLGVMQTLFGPGGKEATRTDQEALRHLSERGLRNLDEEPTGRKLLQDQAGDGFTRAGLLRLAACLRWRKTEELRTVLAERLRLSRRNVAVVESLVGLQKTLETQLRKLPAKPRARALWAETLGPGPVEALLFLALISEPSVELRQALLVTSGDYLDLCSEGQVPDLLDGSWIKKNLSLKPGPVVGKLLQKVRAEEIAGRIQTREQAVRFLAEEGKKIVDKG from the coding sequence GTGGATAAGCTTCGCCAAATCCTGACCAGGGCCGGAGTCTTGCCGGCCCTGCCTGAGCTGTCCGGTCCCGGCCGCGCCTGCTACCTGGTCGGCGGGGCGCTGCGCGACCTGCTGCTGGAACGCGAGGTGAAGGACTTCGATTTCGCCACCCCCGGCGACCCGACGAAACTCGCCCAAGCCTTCGCCCGAGCAATCAAGGGGCGCTGGTTTATGCTCGATGCCGAGCGTAAGCAAAGCCGGGTGGTGGTGAAAACCGCCGAGGCGATGCTCGGCTACGATTTCGCCCCGTTTCGTGGCGAGGATCTTGAGGCCGACCTGCGCGGCAGGGACTTCACCGTCAACGCCCTGGCCTGCCATTTGGAACCGCAAGGGGCGGCCCTGGCGCTACACGACCTGCTCGGCGGCCGCGGCGACCTGGAAAAACGGCTGCTCAGGGCTTGTGCCGAAGGGGCTTTTGCCGACGATCCCCTGCGGGTTCTGCGCGGAGTGCGGCACGCCGTCCAGCTCGGCTTCTCCATCGAACCCGGAACCTTTGGCGCCATGTCCGATGCCGCCCCCCAGGTCGGGAAGTGCGCACCCGAGCGGGTGCGCGAAGAGTTGGCCGCCACCCTGAATTGCGAGGCCGCCGATTCCGCCTACCCATTTTGGCAGCAGTTGGGGGTGATGCAGACCCTCTTCGGCCCTGGGGGAAAGGAAGCGACCCGGACCGACCAGGAGGCGCTGCGGCACCTCTCCGAACGAGGGCTCAGGAATTTGGACGAGGAACCCACTGGTCGCAAGCTGCTTCAAGACCAGGCCGGCGACGGCTTTACCAGGGCGGGGCTGCTGCGGCTTGCCGCCTGTCTGCGCTGGCGAAAAACCGAGGAGCTGCGGACGGTGCTTGCCGAAAGGCTGCGGCTCAGCCGCCGCAACGTTGCTGTGGTCGAAAGCCTGGTCGGGCTGCAGAAAACCCTGGAAACACAGTTGCGCAAACTTCCTGCAAAACCCCGCGCCAGGGCCCTGTGGGCCGAAACCCTGGGACCCGGACCCGTCGAGGCCCTGCTTTTCCTGGCCCTGATTTCAGAACCCTCCGTCGAGCTTCGCCAGGCCCTGCTCGTGACCTCCGGGGATTATCTGGACCTTTGTTCTGAAGGCCAGGTTCCCGATCTCCTGGATGGATCCTGGATCAAGAAAAATCTCAGCCTCAAGCCAGGGCCGGTGGTTGGAAAACTGCTCCAGAAGGTGCGCGCAGAGGAAATCGCCGGGCGGATCCAAACCCGCGAGCAGGCTGTCCGGTTTCTGGCCGAAGAAGGGAAAAAAATCGTTGACAAGGGGTAG
- a CDS encoding DNA gyrase inhibitor YacG — MVEKVKILKVRCPRCGTRGGWEGNPNRPFCSEKCRLIDLGRWAEEDYRIPGERVEPEEPGSGE, encoded by the coding sequence ATGGTTGAAAAAGTCAAAATCCTCAAGGTCCGCTGCCCGCGCTGCGGCACCCGGGGCGGCTGGGAAGGCAACCCCAACCGGCCGTTCTGTTCGGAAAAATGCCGCCTAATCGATCTTGGACGCTGGGCAGAGGAGGATTACCGCATACCGGGAGAGCGGGTTGAACCCGAAGAACCCGGAAGTGGAGAATAA
- the queD gene encoding 6-carboxytetrahydropterin synthase QueD has protein sequence MYHLTIHTHFAAAHNLINYQGDCENLHGHNWKVEVTVSARDLDKAGLGIDFKVLKRETNAVLDLLDHKYINEVPPFDQMSPSSENIARFLFERIGERLNDGNVRVAKVNVWESDHACASYSAD, from the coding sequence ATGTACCATCTGACCATCCACACCCATTTTGCCGCGGCCCACAACCTGATCAACTACCAGGGGGACTGCGAGAACCTGCACGGCCACAACTGGAAGGTAGAAGTGACCGTTTCCGCCCGGGACCTGGACAAGGCCGGTCTGGGCATCGATTTCAAGGTGCTTAAGCGCGAAACCAATGCAGTGCTCGACCTGCTCGACCACAAGTACATCAACGAGGTCCCCCCCTTCGACCAGATGAGTCCGTCGTCGGAAAACATCGCCCGGTTCCTGTTCGAACGGATCGGCGAGCGGCTCAACGACGGCAACGTCAGGGTTGCGAAGGTCAACGTCTGGGAGTCCGACCATGCCTGCGCCAGCTACAGCGCCGACTGA
- a CDS encoding 7-carboxy-7-deazaguanine synthase QueE produces the protein MPAPATAPTEASLIEVFSSIQGEGLLVGCRQIFVRMALCNLSCAYCDTPFEPTDSCRIEDAPGSGNFRSLRNPVSLETLCTILHQWHLGSPGVHHSISLTGGEPLVQGALLRDWVPALKKILPVHLETNGTLPEALAPLVPELFSVAMDLKLPSQTGAPFPEREHREFLRLARRTHCQVKVVVGEETPHEEIAAAATLVHQGAPEVPLILQPVTRDGKITLTSRMLLDMQTLAAAIHPATRVIPQTHRFIGVL, from the coding sequence ATGCCTGCGCCAGCTACAGCGCCGACTGAGGCCAGCCTGATCGAGGTCTTTTCCTCCATCCAGGGGGAAGGGCTGCTGGTGGGCTGCCGGCAGATATTCGTGCGCATGGCCCTGTGCAACCTCTCCTGCGCCTACTGCGATACCCCCTTTGAACCCACCGACAGCTGCCGCATCGAGGACGCTCCAGGGTCCGGGAATTTTCGCAGCCTGCGCAACCCCGTCTCCCTGGAAACGCTCTGCACCATTCTTCATCAATGGCACCTGGGTTCCCCCGGGGTCCACCATTCCATCAGCCTGACCGGAGGCGAACCCCTCGTCCAGGGCGCCTTGCTGAGGGATTGGGTACCGGCGCTGAAAAAGATCCTTCCCGTGCACCTGGAAACCAACGGCACCTTGCCCGAGGCCCTTGCACCGCTGGTGCCCGAGCTGTTTTCGGTCGCCATGGACCTCAAACTCCCCTCGCAGACCGGCGCGCCCTTTCCCGAGCGGGAGCATCGTGAGTTTTTGCGGCTGGCCCGGCGGACCCACTGCCAGGTCAAGGTGGTGGTCGGGGAAGAAACCCCGCACGAAGAGATCGCCGCTGCGGCAACCCTGGTCCATCAGGGCGCCCCGGAGGTGCCACTGATTCTGCAGCCGGTGACCCGGGACGGAAAGATTACCCTGACGAGCCGGATGCTGCTCGATATGCAGACTCTGGCAGCCGCCATTCACCCCGCCACCCGGGTCATTCCGCAGACCCACCGCTTCATAGGTGTTCTATAG
- a CDS encoding creatininase family protein, which yields MIIEELTMDEFEAGLERTRTVLIPFGATEEHGTHLPLATDTLQAVEIGRRLAERRPVFIAPPIHYGVCRSSSDHPGTITIRTETLKALALDLVESLYRQGMRNVIMLSGHAGGTHNAALLDAGEEMLRRHPELKLAVLTEYVLAAGEGKGIIETEGDSHAGEIETSRILHSHPHLVKGRGEREFPSFPAGILVRDKRRYWPGGVWGDPTKASAEKGARIEEVVLAALEKLVARLEKEEF from the coding sequence ATGATCATCGAAGAGCTCACCATGGATGAATTCGAAGCCGGGCTGGAGCGCACCCGGACCGTGCTGATCCCCTTCGGTGCCACCGAGGAGCACGGCACCCACCTGCCGCTGGCCACCGACACCCTGCAGGCGGTGGAGATCGGCCGCAGGTTGGCCGAACGCCGTCCCGTCTTCATCGCCCCGCCGATTCATTACGGGGTCTGCCGTTCCAGTTCAGATCACCCGGGGACCATCACCATCCGCACCGAAACGCTCAAGGCCCTGGCCCTAGACCTGGTCGAGTCGCTGTATCGCCAGGGGATGAGAAACGTCATCATGCTCAGCGGCCACGCCGGGGGAACCCACAACGCGGCGCTGCTCGACGCCGGCGAGGAGATGCTGCGCCGGCATCCGGAACTGAAACTGGCGGTGCTCACCGAATACGTACTGGCGGCCGGGGAAGGGAAGGGGATCATCGAGACCGAGGGGGATTCCCACGCCGGGGAGATCGAAACCTCGCGGATTCTGCACAGTCATCCGCACCTGGTGAAAGGCCGCGGGGAGAGGGAATTTCCGAGCTTTCCTGCCGGCATCCTGGTGCGCGACAAGCGCAGATACTGGCCGGGCGGGGTCTGGGGCGACCCGACCAAGGCGAGTGCGGAAAAGGGCGCCCGGATAGAGGAAGTGGTGCTGGCCGCCCTTGAAAAACTGGTGGCGCGGTTGGAAAAAGAAGAGTTTTAA
- a CDS encoding DUF1858 domain-containing protein, giving the protein MITRNMTIEQVLRKYPQTRQVFSKFGLECMECQIAQFEEVGHGADVHQVDVDTLLKELNEAISD; this is encoded by the coding sequence ATGATCACCAGGAACATGACCATCGAGCAGGTCCTTCGCAAATACCCCCAGACCAGGCAGGTATTCAGCAAATTCGGCCTCGAATGCATGGAGTGTCAGATCGCCCAGTTCGAGGAGGTCGGCCACGGAGCCGATGTTCACCAGGTGGATGTCGACACCCTGCTCAAAGAACTGAACGAAGCTATTTCAGACTGA
- the coaD gene encoding pantetheine-phosphate adenylyltransferase: MKKHIAVYPGSFDPITYGHLDIICRGLEVFDTLIVAVARNSSKKSLFTIEERVEMIRKAVGDNPRLKVDTFEGLLVDYVIRQGARVILRGLRAVSDFEYEFQIAQMNHTVQKEVETLFMMTSVPYGYLSSSIVKEMALLKGPIDSFVPPAVQEALEKKFGKK, encoded by the coding sequence ATGAAGAAACACATTGCCGTTTATCCTGGCTCTTTTGATCCGATCACCTATGGACACCTCGACATCATATGCCGTGGCCTCGAGGTATTCGACACCCTGATCGTGGCGGTGGCCCGCAATTCATCGAAAAAATCGCTCTTCACCATCGAAGAGCGGGTGGAAATGATTCGCAAGGCCGTAGGCGACAACCCCCGCCTGAAGGTGGACACCTTCGAGGGCCTGCTGGTCGATTACGTGATCCGTCAGGGTGCGAGGGTTATCCTGCGCGGTTTGCGGGCAGTTTCCGATTTCGAATACGAATTCCAGATCGCCCAGATGAACCACACGGTCCAGAAGGAGGTCGAAACTCTCTTCATGATGACCTCGGTCCCTTACGGCTACCTGAGCTCGTCCATCGTCAAGGAAATGGCTTTGTTGAAGGGCCCCATCGACTCCTTCGTTCCCCCGGCGGTCCAGGAGGCACTGGAGAAGAAATTCGGGAAAAAGTAA
- the rsmD gene encoding 16S rRNA (guanine(966)-N(2))-methyltransferase RsmD, which produces MLAFPATCIHPQSAWQKEYLSLRIISGLARGKRLASIAGQDIRPTPDKVRGAIFSILYSLVGSLEGKQVLDLFAGSGAMALEALSRGAERAILVDKGAEASRVIPANLAACGFAQRAQLLRCDAFACIPKVATEKPFDLIFLDPPYGKGLVERMLGLISAEGLLARDGIICAETAKNEPIPTTVDTLARTDRRDYGGTTVHFFQIQ; this is translated from the coding sequence GTGCTAGCTTTTCCGGCAACTTGTATCCACCCTCAAAGCGCATGGCAGAAGGAATATCTTTCATTGAGGATCATCAGCGGCCTGGCCCGAGGCAAGCGTTTGGCGAGCATTGCCGGCCAAGACATCCGGCCCACCCCGGATAAAGTTCGGGGTGCCATCTTCAGCATCCTTTACAGCCTGGTCGGTTCGCTGGAGGGGAAACAGGTGCTCGATCTTTTCGCGGGATCCGGAGCCATGGCCCTCGAGGCGCTCAGCCGGGGAGCAGAACGCGCCATCCTGGTGGACAAAGGGGCCGAAGCAAGCCGGGTCATCCCTGCCAATTTGGCCGCCTGCGGATTTGCCCAACGGGCACAGCTGCTGCGGTGCGATGCGTTTGCGTGTATCCCGAAAGTGGCCACCGAAAAGCCCTTCGACCTGATCTTTCTTGACCCTCCCTACGGCAAAGGCCTGGTTGAAAGAATGCTTGGCCTGATTTCAGCGGAGGGGTTACTGGCTAGAGATGGCATCATCTGTGCCGAAACGGCCAAAAACGAACCGATTCCGACCACTGTCGACACGCTGGCCCGGACCGACCGGCGCGATTATGGCGGGACAACCGTGCATTTTTTTCAAATTCAGTGA
- a CDS encoding putative bifunctional diguanylate cyclase/phosphodiesterase encodes MKICIAAERILQSRRVMIWVVGSYLLLAALWLLSSRVLPNLFIRDLERLHHFQVLFDISLILSSAIGLGFLTRRFLLLLQRKERELTQLVEGVCSAEGESFFTTLTANLAKSVDADYAFVCEFTDDSHSRVRTIAVHVDGLPAENFEFDLVGTPCGEVIRHEAQCFPARVREQFPLDHIAKQLQVESYAGIPLRDSTGQVLGPLAVFSRRPMADRHLAQLLLQLFAVRAATELERRRATKARDFIALHDELTGLPNRRLFCDLLGQELSRARQRREMVVAMFLDLDRFKNINDTLGHAVGDRLLKAVARRLETCLRREDLVGRLGGDEFMIMLTGIRSPLDVKSVAGKILDCLKPSFCLEGHELHIASSIGIALFPEFGGDVETLLKNADTALHRAKELGRNNYQFYSPDMNAKTMRQLGMEAELRKAIERNDLCLHYQPQFEIETGQVVGIEALVRWNHPERGMIPPEDFISLAEETGLIVSIGNWVLSRACAQNRALQDAGLSPLRMAVNLSPRQFNQRDLPEQVAKILRVTGLEPCWLELEITESIIMQDLETTIDQMVRLMELGVRISIDDFGTGYSSLSYLKRFPIQTLKIDRSFVRDIGSDSDDTAIVAAVIALAHNLKLEVVAEGVETQDQLNFLKSRGCDLAQGFLFSRPISAEALLELLLSQAAGPALKNRTRLAN; translated from the coding sequence ATGAAGATCTGCATCGCCGCTGAAAGGATTCTGCAAAGCCGCAGGGTCATGATCTGGGTGGTCGGCTCCTACCTGCTGCTGGCCGCCCTGTGGCTTCTGTCCTCCCGCGTCCTGCCCAACCTGTTCATAAGGGACCTGGAAAGGCTTCATCATTTCCAGGTACTTTTCGATATTTCCCTGATACTCTCCTCTGCCATTGGCCTGGGGTTTCTCACCCGCCGCTTTCTTCTGCTTCTGCAGAGAAAGGAACGGGAGTTGACCCAACTGGTGGAAGGAGTTTGCTCTGCAGAAGGTGAGAGCTTTTTCACCACCCTGACAGCCAACCTGGCCAAGTCGGTGGATGCCGACTACGCTTTTGTCTGCGAATTTACCGACGACAGCCACAGCCGGGTGCGGACCATTGCCGTACATGTCGACGGTCTGCCCGCCGAGAATTTCGAATTCGACCTGGTCGGGACTCCCTGCGGGGAGGTGATCAGGCATGAGGCGCAATGCTTTCCCGCGAGGGTCCGCGAACAGTTCCCCCTGGACCACATTGCGAAGCAGTTGCAGGTTGAAAGTTACGCCGGCATTCCGCTTCGGGACTCCACCGGACAGGTCCTGGGGCCCCTGGCGGTTTTCAGCAGGCGTCCGATGGCGGACCGGCATCTCGCCCAGTTGCTGCTGCAGCTTTTTGCCGTTCGCGCGGCTACCGAATTGGAGCGGAGGCGGGCCACCAAGGCAAGGGACTTCATTGCCCTGCACGACGAACTGACCGGCCTGCCCAACCGGCGCCTGTTCTGTGACCTGCTCGGGCAGGAACTCTCCCGCGCCCGGCAGCGCAGGGAGATGGTGGTGGCGATGTTCCTTGACCTGGACCGGTTCAAGAACATCAACGATACCCTCGGCCATGCCGTGGGAGATCGCCTGCTCAAGGCAGTCGCCCGCCGCCTCGAGACCTGCCTGAGGCGTGAAGATTTGGTGGGGCGGCTCGGCGGCGACGAATTCATGATCATGCTCACCGGGATTCGCAGCCCTCTGGATGTCAAAAGCGTCGCCGGCAAGATTCTCGATTGTCTCAAGCCTTCCTTCTGCCTCGAGGGGCACGAACTGCACATCGCCTCAAGTATTGGGATCGCTTTGTTCCCCGAATTTGGCGGCGATGTCGAGACCCTGCTGAAAAACGCCGACACGGCGCTTCACCGTGCCAAGGAACTGGGCCGCAACAACTACCAATTCTATTCCCCGGACATGAATGCCAAAACCATGCGCCAACTCGGCATGGAGGCTGAACTGCGCAAGGCGATCGAACGCAACGACCTGTGCCTGCACTACCAGCCCCAGTTCGAAATCGAAACCGGCCAGGTGGTAGGCATCGAGGCCCTGGTGCGCTGGAACCACCCGGAACGGGGCATGATCCCCCCGGAAGATTTCATCTCCCTGGCCGAGGAGACCGGGCTGATCGTTTCCATCGGCAACTGGGTTCTGTCCAGGGCCTGCGCGCAAAACCGCGCCCTTCAGGACGCCGGGCTGAGCCCCTTGCGGATGGCGGTCAACCTTTCCCCCCGCCAGTTCAATCAGCGGGACCTCCCGGAGCAGGTGGCGAAAATTCTCAGGGTGACCGGCCTGGAGCCTTGCTGGCTGGAACTCGAAATCACCGAGAGTATCATCATGCAGGACCTTGAGACCACCATTGACCAGATGGTCCGGTTGATGGAACTCGGGGTGCGGATTTCCATTGACGATTTCGGCACCGGCTATTCTTCATTGAGTTACCTGAAGCGATTTCCCATCCAGACCCTCAAGATCGACCGTTCATTTGTTCGGGATATCGGCAGCGACTCGGACGACACGGCCATAGTCGCCGCGGTCATCGCCCTGGCCCACAATCTCAAGCTCGAGGTGGTCGCCGAGGGGGTGGAGACCCAGGACCAGCTGAATTTTCTGAAATCCCGCGGCTGCGACCTGGCGCAGGGATTTCTCTTCAGTCGCCCCATCTCTGCCGAAGCCCTGCTCGAACTGCTTCTTTCGCAAGCCGCCGGGCCGGCCCTCAAAAACAGGACCCGGCTGGCCAATTGA